One genomic segment of Arachis duranensis cultivar V14167 chromosome 4, aradu.V14167.gnm2.J7QH, whole genome shotgun sequence includes these proteins:
- the LOC127746732 gene encoding uncharacterized protein LOC127746732 yields MENIANLRVYYNGKVIPNTHEGVTFVCECPLSFAIPCTMSFVELQNGICNNIQSHILKRVSNLLYRSPDDASMQQMFCIYQQTRFHVPMIELYVEFEQQSGSGAVGEEVNIDELGDIDWEEENNDSEEEFEANYEVDDENDDGDLAGNPEVQNEANAIISQHPFGVSSFIRTLDLEAMHDPEFPDYANTGEGNAAVEDGEFSVGMEFGSRESVISAIKSYTISRGADYTVYESEPQTFYAKCKGYGAGCDWLIRASLIRKKAC; encoded by the exons ATGGAAAATATTGCAAATTTGCGAGTATATTATAACGGTAAAGTTATACCAAACACACATGAAGGAGTGACTTTTGTTTGTGAATGTCCGTTGTCATTTGCTATTCCATGTACCATGAGCTTTGTCGAGTTGCAAAATGGGATTTGTAATAACATTCAAAGCCACATTTTAAAAAGGGTGAGCAACCTTTTATACAGAAGTCCTGACGATGCCAGTATGCAGCAGATGTTCTGTATTTATCAACAAACCCGATTTCATGTGCCGATGATAGAGTTGTACGTTGAGTTTGAGCAGCAGTCAGGGTCGGGTGCGGTCGGCGAGGAGGTCAATATTGATGAGCTCGGTGATATAGAttgggaagaagaaaataatgacAGTGAAGAGGAGTTCGAAGCTAACTATGAAGTCGATGACGAAAACGATGACGGAGACTTGGCAGGCAATCCGGAGGTGCAAAATGAAGCAAATGCGATTATAAGCCAGCACCCGTTTGGTGTTTCGTCTTTTATACGGACTCTAGATCTGGAAGCCATGCATGACCCAGAATTTCCTGATTATGCGAATACGG GTGAAGGCAACGCTGCGGTGGAAGATGGCGAGTTTAGTGTTGGAATGGAATTTGGATCGAGAGAGTCGGTGATATCTGCAATCAAAAGCTACACTATCTCTAGAGGGGCTGATTACACTGTGTATGAGTCTGAGCCGCAGACATTCTATGCGAAATGCAAGGGGTATGGTGCAGGATGTGATTGGCTAATCCGGGCTAGCTTGATTCGAAAGAAAGCTTGTTGA